The Coregonus clupeaformis isolate EN_2021a chromosome 18, ASM2061545v1, whole genome shotgun sequence genome has a segment encoding these proteins:
- the LOC121581856 gene encoding elongation of very long chain fatty acids protein 7 has product MEFRNLMTRVGLWYENFMKNADPRTEDWFLMSSPLPQTIVIVAYIYFVTRLGPRLMEKRKAFHLKEVLIIYNFSVVALSLYMCYEYVMSGWGTGYTFHCDLVDYSDSPQAVRMAGTCWLYYLSKFIEMLDTIFFVLRKKNGQITFLHVYHHSIMPFTWWFGVRFAAGGQGTFHALLNCVVHVIMYSYYGLSALGPAYQKYLWWKKYLTTIQLIQFVIVTTHIWQYFFMKDCPYQFPIFIYIIGLYGLVFLLLFLNFWYHAYTKGKRLPKVLQAKTWAHPYNKTNGQNNSEITNGNGFHHNKDE; this is encoded by the exons ATGGAGTTCAGGAATCTAATGACCAGGGTCGGACTCTGGTATGAAAACTTCATGAAAAATGCAG ACCCCAGGACCGAAGACTGGTTTCTCATGTCATCGCCACTCCCCCAGACCATTGTAATCGTGGCGTACATCTACTTTGTGACGCGGCTGGGGCCCAGGCTCATGGAGAAACGCAAGGCCTTCCACCTCAAAGAAGTTCTCATCATCTACAACTTCAGCGTGGTCGCCTTGTCCCTCTACATGTGCTATGAG TATGTGATGTCAGGCTGGGGGACGGGCTACACGTTCCACTGTGACCTAGTGGACTACTCAGACTCGCCGCAGGCAGTGAGG atGGCCGGGACGTGTTGGCTCTACTACTTGTCAAAGTTCATAGAGATGTTGGACACA ATTTTCTTTGTTCTGAGGAAGAAGAACGGACAGATTACTTTCCTCCATGTCTACCATCACTCCATCATGCCCTTTACCTGGTGGTTTGGGGTCCGGTTCGCTGCAG GTGGCCAGGGGACATTCCATGCCCTGTTGAACTGTGTGGTCCATGTCATCATGTACTCCTATTATGGCCTGTCTGCCCTGGGCCCCGCCTACCAGAAGTACCTCTGGTGGAAGAAGTACCTCACCACCATTCAGCTG ATCCAGTTTGTGATCGTGACCACCCACATCTGGCAGTACTTCTTCATGAAGGACTGTCCCTACCAGTTCCCCATCTTCATCTACATCATCGGCCTCTACGGCctggtcttcctcctcctcttcctcaactTCTGGTACCACGCCTACACCAAGGGCAAGAGGCTGCCCAAGGTCCTTCAGGCCAAAACCTGGGCCCACCCCTACAACAAAACCAATGGCCAAAACAACAGTGAAATAACTAACGGGAATGGTTTCCATCACAACAAGGATGAGTGA
- the ercc8 gene encoding DNA excision repair protein ERCC-8 produces MLGFLTARQAGLDDPLRLRRAESTRRVLNLELNHDRDVARIHSNGINTIDIEVIEGRYMLSGGADGVIVVYDLENNSRKPQYTCKAVCTVGRSSRYVHRFSVETVQWYPHDTGMFVSSSFDKTMKIWDTETLKPAEVFQFEGNVYSHHMSPIAMKHSLIAVGTKDQKVQLCDLKSGSRIQVLQGHRGEVLSVRWSPRYEHILATASTDSRVLVWDVRRASGSLFSLDQHNGDKSKTSSDAVNTAHNGRVNGLCFTVDGLYLLTMGTDDRMRLWNSANGKNTLVNYGKVSNESRKGLKITVSRGCSPEFVFVPCGSSVAVYALHTGELVTMLRGHYNNVDCCQFHPDYQELYSGGKDCNILAWVPVLRPPDMEGEGTAAKGGSQVMVNPAFEDAWSSDED; encoded by the exons ATGTTGGGTTTTCTAACAGCAAGACAGGCTGGACTTGACGACCCACTTCGTCTGAGACGGGCAGAGTCAACACGGAG GGTCCTCAATTTAGAGCTGAATCATGACAGAGATGTGGCTCGAATCCATAGCAACGGCATAAACACCATAGACATTGAAGTCATTGAGGGCAGATA CATGCTATCTGGAGGAGCAGATGGTGTGATTGTGGTGTATGACCTGGAGAACAACAGCAGGAAACCCCAGTACACCTGTAAAGCAGTCTGCACTGTAGGCAG GTCCAGTCGGTATGTCCACAGGTTCAGTGTAGAGACAGTGCAGTGGTACCCGCACGACACAGGCATGTTTGTCTCCAGCTCCTTTGACAAAACCATGAAGATCTGGGACACTGAAACACTAAAG CCCGCTGAAGTGTTCCAGTTTGAAGGAAACGTCTACAGTCACCACATGTCCCCCATTGCCATGAAACACAGCCTCATCgcag TGGGTACCAAAGACCAGAAAGTACAGCTCTGTGACCTGAAGTCTGGCTCACGCATCCAGGTTCTGCAGG GTCACAGAGGTGAGGTCCTATCTGTCCGGTGGTCGCCAAGATATGAGCACATTTTAGCTACAGCCAG taCTGACAGCAGGGTGTTGGTATGGGATGTGCGTCGGGCCTCAGGGAGTCTGTTCTCTCTGGACCAACACAACGGGGACAAGTCCAAGACCTCGTCAGACGCAG TGAACACAGCCCATAATGGAAGGGTAAATGGCCTCTGCTTCACGGTGGACGGCCTCTACCTTCTCACCATGGGAACAGACGACCGCATGAGACTGTGGAACAGCGCCAATGGAAAGAACACACTG gtgAACTATGGGAAGGTGAGTAACGAAAGCCGTAAGGGGTTAAAGATCACGGTGTCTCGTGGCTGCAGCCCGGAATTTGTGTTTGTACCTTGTGGCAGCTCGGTGGCTGTGTACGCTCTACACACCGGGGAACTTGTGACCATGCTGAGGGGACACTACAACAACGTGGACTGCTGCCAGTTCCACCCCGACTAccag GAGCTGTACAGCGGAGGTAAAGACTGTAACATCCTAGCCTGGGTTCCTGTTCTACGACCCCCAGACATGGAAGGAGAAGGGACAGCCGCCAAG GGTGGGAGCCAGGTTATGGTGAACCCTGCTTTTGAAGACGCATGGAGCAGTGATGAGGACTGA